Genomic DNA from Hordeum vulgare subsp. vulgare chromosome 2H, MorexV3_pseudomolecules_assembly, whole genome shotgun sequence:
CACAGTTATTCACTTTAAACACATGTTGATTAGAGTATATGAACCTTCGTGCCATGAGAAACTGATGTCTCCCCTctcttcctgcaacccatcgatccaaggtccatagttcgggaccccctacaccGATAGTGACAATGGGCGGTGAGTCATGGCCCACGGTTGTTACTTTGCACCCCATGTGTGGTTACGTGACTTATTGGAGGCGCTTCATATTTTACATCGGGATGTGATATATCTATTCTGCATGGCACACAGTTTGCGGGGTGTATAACATCATTAGTTTATGCACCGAGGCGTGGGGGTGGTTTCTGGGTATCACACGTCTTGTTTCATCAACTGTGCATGCTATTTTATTAGTATCGCCCAAGCTTCTTTTACTTACACCATGTGCCCATTAGATCATAGAATACCCAATATTTTCATAGTTTTAGAATTTCTTTCGGTGCACACATAATTACACACGGAAAAAATGTGGCAACGGTCTGCAGTCGTGTATGCAACATAGATGTTGTGTAGACAAAACAAATCAGAGTACACACGGACTAAACTACGAAACCCGTCGGTGATGATTTCATCAATCGCTGACAGTAGTATACCAGCAAGCGTTTCCCCACATCACACACGGGTTATTAGCACCAATCATTTGTGTTATTTCTGGTGTTCGCACATGGTTCTGATTACTCACCTATTTGATGTATATCGCACACATCTTCTTATGCTGAATCATTTGGGTTCTGTTATATCATCACACATAGTTTATGGTAGTGAACTGTGTGCCCTCTATCGCTCGCACACATTTGGATCTTTGTAACCGTTTGTGTTATTTTAGCTAATCACAAATAGTTCATATGGAAGAATTGTATGGCAAAAATCGCACACGTAAGTATTTTCTGAATCATATTTGATGGGTCTGCCATCGCACATAGTTTGCGCTATTGGCGACGGAGCTTGTACTATAACGTTTGTGATTCATGCATCGCACACAGTTTCGTCGAAGGGTTTATGATTGATGTGTCGTATTTGGACCATCCTGAAGTagtgatggtgatgatttgtgagtagttacttttgttcctaaggacatgggagaagtcatgttataagtaatcatgtgaagttggtatccgTTCAATATGTCAATGATATGTATGGTGTTGCTTCTTTTAGTGATGTCGTGTGATCGTCGACtatatgacacttcaccatgttatgggcctaagggaaggcattgtggagtaataagtagatgatgagttgctagagtgacagaagcctaaaccctagtttatgcattatttcataaggggctgatttggatccatgcgtTTCATGCTATggctagatttatcttaattcttctttcgtagttgaggatgcttgcgagaggggataaTCATAAGTTGATtggttgttcaagtaagaacagcaccttagcaccggcccacccacatatcaaattatcaaagtaacaaacgtaaatcaactcaacatgaggaTTATGACTAGACGGAAATTCTCATGTGTACTTGGGAACATTACacactttctactattgttacttgtcacttgctacaaattatcttgctacaaaactatctatcattgttacttacagcaattgcagagaataccttgctgaaaaccgcttagcatttccttctgctcctcgttgggttcgacactcttaattatcaaaagaaatatgattgatcccctgtacttgtgggtcatcagcggtcCTTGCCATGGTGCCCAAGCGGAGGTGTGAGCTTGGCTCTGTGGCCAATGGTCTGCTCCATCGCTCATGGAATACATGCAAGGGGCTCTCGGGACCCTGACGATGGTGCAATAGATCGATCTTTGGAGATGAGTGCGGCATACCAATCTCTTTGCCTCCGCTGACGCCATTTGTTGGCGATGGACAACATCCTGGAAATATTTGTCAAGCTTGTGTTATTCTGCCTTATTCCAAGGCTTTGTTTCCTCACCACACGCTGATCTGACTTGGAAAAGTTGTGCCCTGCTTCGCACCAAGATCTTCATCTATCGTGTGATCCAAGACCGTTGATGGACAGCGGAACCCCGCACTCTTCATGGGTTGCCAAACCACCCCATTTGTCTCTTGTGCGACAAAACATGGAGACCATTGATCACCTCCTGGTCGGCCGTATTTTCTCGTATGGTCTCGCACAACGTGCTTGCTGCTTGTAGGCATACGACGAGCATCCCCTTGGCTACTGATAGTTCTTCAAATGGTCGAGCTTTGCCATGATTGCCTCTCCATCATCATAGCATAAAGGTATCGCCACCCTTAGCATCCTCATCGTGTGGAACATCTAGGAAAACCGAAACTCATGTGTGTTCGACAATGCCCGACCCTCCACGGATCACTTGATCAAGACTATCCTTGATGAGGCAAAGGCATGGGCTTTGGCCGGAGCAAATTGGGACCGGCGGGAATCATCCCGTACGATCCACCATAGGCGTCTAGTGTGGCTTTGGGGCTAAgcacccccccccacacacacacacacacttttctcTCTTCTGCTCGTTTGCATCTACCAAATTGTACCTTCTATTATTTTATCTATCAATAAAATGTTACGCAGGTTGTGTGTTTGCAAAAATGTTGAAATCCCAACGTCAAATTTGTAAAGTTCTCCATGAAACACCTAGATTTgccatgcgaagaaaataaaattggCATGCTTGTGTATAGGATTTGTCATGTTCCGAAGTGAAAATTGCCATATAATGTAGAAAAATGTCAGAAAAATTGccacgtactccctccgttcctaaatataagtctttttagatatttcactacggactatatacgaagcaaaatgaatgaatctacaccctAAAGTTTATCTATATAAATTTGTATGTAGTTCAAAATAAAATCTTTAACACCCCGTTTGGATGTGTGTATTTGGGCCTTGTAATGGATTTGGTATGCCAAAAATACAGATTCATCTGTTTGGGCTGTAACTGGAAATACCACTTTGAAATCTTTTCAATACAAGCGCTGAAATCAGCCCGCAACAAGAGCCCTCCCACGATACAGAGGCTAGCTCCTCCGATTTCGCTAGAATCAGCCTCCCCCACAAAAGAAAACGATTCACTCGCCCGAGCCGAGTCGCTTTCCTCGCTCGACCAGGGGAAACCCTTTCCCCCACCCCGCGATAGGAGCCGGCGGCGCTCAAGCAACCTCGACGATGGCACGCAGGTGTGCTCCCCTCGCCGGCCCTTTTTCTCTTCCTCCCCCATCGCCGCAGATCCATCCCCGTCGCCGCAGCTCCATCCCTGCTGGCCCAGCTCCATCCCCGCCGCCATCGCAGCCCCAAATCTTTCTGGATTTGGCCGCCGGTAGAGCTCCTCCTCCGGCAACTCCATCCCCGCCACCGCAGCTGCATACCCGCCACCGCAGCTGCATACCCGCCGTCGCAGCTCCATCACCGCCACCACCACAACCTCAAATCCTTCTGTATTTGGCTGCCGGCAAAGCTTCATCTTCGGCACCGATCTACCTCTCCAGGagagccccttcttcttctcctcctcctttgtaCTTGGCTGCCGGCAGAgccccttcttcttctactctgccagcccacctcctcctctgtccccttcttcttcttctcctctgtccCCTTCTTCTTGTACTTTGCTAACCTATGTTGTAGCACCATGGTTGAAGGTACTACACCAATTGCAAAGAGAAATTACGTCACTTGGGATGATGACATGGACGCTACTTTTCTTGAGGTGTTGGTTCATCATCACAACCTGGGTGACCATTCACGGAATGGATGAAAAGCACATGTGTACACTGCAACTATAAAGAATGTGAAGGAGAAGTGTAGTGAGGATTTCACGAAGGAAAACATCTTGGGAAGGCTTAGGACTTTCGACAAGCAATTTGAAGTCATAAGCAAGATACTTTCTTAAAGTGGTTTTGGGTGGGATTGGGTCAACCATAAGCTATCCATTGATAGTGACGATGTTTGGACTAAATATGTGAAGGAAACTTCTATATATTTgcattgttttattatttttccttatATAAGAATATGGGGCAGCAACTATACTCTTCTTATGTGTGTTCATGGTGCGGGCAAATAAAGCAAAAGAGAAAGGGATAGGTTCTTACAAGACCAAAGTAGTGAGGCATTGGGATTCCATATGTACTATATATTCAAAAgatcatgtcaatggtaaaggtGACATGACGGGTGCTGAGAATGCTACAAAGCCAGAAGAACCAATTGAAGTCTCTCCGGAAATGGCACCAAAGAGAGCACGCACAGGTGAGGCCATTATGTGTATGATTGGAGAAATGAGGACTACTTTTAAAGATGATTTGAAGACAACCGATCCACTTCCATTTCCAATGGCTACTCCTCCTTCTGAAATATTAGCTGCACTACAGTTGATACCAGATTTCACACAAGACGACATGTTGCGCTCTTATGGGAAGTTGATTATGAATGAGCGTTTGTTTGAATCTCTAATGGAGTTGCCCATGCACATGAGGAAGAATTGGTTGTTAGTGCTGCCTTGAAGTTATGCAAATTATGCTTGCATGTTTGTCTTGTTGAACTTGGACCTATCTAGACTATTGTTTTTCTACATCTGGGACCatgtcatgttgaacttgaacttATTTAAAAACTATTGTGTTGTTAAATTTGGAACTTTGTCATGTTGTCGTGAATTTGGAATACCTATTGTGTTGTACTTTGTTGATGCaagaaatttgttgttgttgttgcctcaGTATTACATAATATATAATATTGTTGTcgatttctagaatttttgatagTATTTTTTTCTATATATTCTAGAATATTTGAATATAGTTTTTGCTATATATTCATCTTGTATTCACACACATGTACAATTTTTGATTGTACGCACATAGTAATGTTGCTACGCATTTCATAGTTTGACATCCAAACAAGATTCTGTATTGAAACCTGAGTAAGATTCCACGAGCCAATTTAACAAACACCCAAACAATCTAATtcgtatatttatttatttttgcatcgAAATCTAATTCGTATATGTTCATTATAGTTTCCTGGCTGAATTGAAATTGAAACCAATTCAATACAGAGACCTCCAATACATACATCCAAACAAAgcataaaaagacttatattcgaAAAAGAAGAAGTAGCGAGTAATTACCATGCATTCAACCGGTTCTACCTTACCCTAAAAATCTGTCGTCAGATACCTTAAAAATCTGACACCGACGTCGGTCTCCTAAAAATATCTCTAGCAATGTACTTATATGAATGAATTCTTTTGAAGATTCCTCTGTTTCTCATCTCTCCTAAACTGGACGTCCATTCTCCCTTTGAGACTCTTTCGATGGTAAATTGTTATGGATTAGGGGCACTAATAATAGCACTGCACCCCCATTTCCCTAGATTTCCTGAAGTTAAACATAGTCTCCACCTTCCGTCCATCCCTTTTCTTTGCCCTTTCCCGCCAGCAATCCCCCATAAATTCTTCCGGCCGGAAGCAACCGAGCCGACCCACGGATGCTAAGCTCAACACGCCGAAGAAAGGCGTCCCCGATCGAGTTCCCCAACCGGGATTGATTGCCGTCCATGGATGCCCTGCAGACGCAGCACGCCGCCTCGCCGGCGGCGAGGCGCCTCCGAGGAGGAGGAGCCGGGCACGCTGCGCCGGGGAGGGTGGAGCTCGGGCGGCCGCGGCGCGGCGGCAGCGCGAGGGACGTCCTCAGAGTCGCCGGGCTCAGCCGCTTCTCCGGCCAGGCCGCCGGCGCCGTCGGCCACGGCGGCAGCAAGAACAGCCGCGAGGTGGTGCTTAATTGCAGAATGAGCTTCGATTAATCATGGCGCGAATTAATTTGACGGTTCGAACGCTGCGTGCATGCATGTCAGATGGAGGACGTGGGCGCGGTGCGGCTGTTCGTGGGCCTGCCGATCAACTCGGTGACGGACGGCGCGGTGGTGAACAGCGCCAGGGGCGTCGAGGCCGGGATACGCGCCGTGAAGCTCCTGGGCGTGGACGGCGTGGAGCTGCAGGTGTTCTGGTCCGTTGTGCAGCCGGAGTCGCCGGACAAGTTCTCGTGGGCCGGGTACCGCGCCGTGGCCGACATGGCCCGCGACGAGGGCCTCAGCCTCCGTGTCTCCCTCCGCATCCACGGCTCGCCGGGCGGCAACGTCCCCAAGCTCCCGTCCTGGgtcggcgccgccgccgccaaggaCGGCGACATCCTCTTCACCGACGGCTCCGGCGGACGCCACGAGGACTGCCTCTCCTTCGCCGTCGACGAGCTCCCCGTGCTCTCCGGCATGTCCCCCCTCCAGCGCTACGAGGCCTTCTTCCGCAGCTTCGTCGACGCCTTCGATGACCTCTTCGAGTCCACCATCACCGTACGTGATCAAACATCAAAGCCAATACATGTAGCCATTTTCGGCATGCATTTTATAACCAAAACTAACCTAGAGACGGTCGATGGTGTCCAGGACGTGACGGTGGGGCTGGGACCGAACGGCGAGCTCCGGTACCCATCGTACCCGCCGGGGAGCGACGCGAACAGCTTCATCGGCGTGGGCGAGTTCCAGTGCTACGACAAGTACATGCTGGCGCAGCTGAAGCAGCACGCGGAGGCGCTGGGCAACCCAATGTGGGGCCTCTCCGGCCCGCACGACACGCCGGGGTACCACGAGTCGCCGGACTCGCGCGACTTCTTCCGCGACCACGGGTTGTGGGACAGCCCCTACGGCGACTTCTTCCTCTCCTGGTACGCCGGGAAGCTCCTCAGCCACGGTGACCGCGTCCTCGGCATGGCGAGCCGCGTGTTCGGCAGCAAGCCGGTGGAGCTGTCGGCCAAGGTGCCATTCATGCACTGGTGGCACGGCGCCAAGTCGCGGCCGGCGGAGGCGGTGGCGGGGTTCTACAAGAGCAACAAGAAGAACGGGTACAGCCCGGTGGCCAAGGTGTTCGCGCAGCACGGGTGCACCATGGTGGTGCCCGGCATGGACGTGTGCATGAACAAGCAGCAGCGGAACACGGGGTCCAGCCCCGACAAGCTGATGGTGCAGATCAAGAACGCGTGCCGGCGGCATGGCACGCGCATCGCCGGCGAGAACGCGTCGCTGGTGATGACGCACACCAGCAGCTTCTCCAGGATCAAGAGCAACATCGTCACCGCGGAGCGGATGAGGCCGTCCTTCTTCACCTACCGGCGGATGGGGGCCGAGTTCTTCTCGCCGGAGCACTGGCCGCCATTCATGGAGTTCGTGCGCAGCGTCGTCTGCGGCGAGTGGGACGAGGACGACGAGATGGCCGCCGCCGTCTCAAGCTACGCCAAGGACGGGGTGGCGCAGGCAGTTTGACACCTTTTGGGTTTGATTGATTGATTGTTAATTACCTTGATCATCCATCAGCCAAGATGAGATGGGATATGAGATATGAGATATGATCCGATCCGATTATTTATTGGATCGAGAGTTCAAGTGTATATGAATTTCATATTTTTCATTTGATGAGGCTACTGTCTCAAGATATGAGACTTTTTTTTTCATAAGGAATGGAAAAATTATAGTAGATCACTGCAAATGCAAATTTGTCAACTGCTGTTGGGATGAATCGTGTTACTTCAGTGACCAATTTTCCTGGCATATATATCATTCAAAATTGTGATTGCCGTCACTGGATGTACAGTGAACCGAATTGCAACCCATGTTTGAAAAAAAATCCCCTAACCATGCTGTTAAAACTTAAAAACTGATTCCAGAAAGCCATAAAACGTTGGAAATATTTCTTCACTCAACAATTCAATGAGGCACCGGGTAaccacaaacacaaaacacaaacaTAACATGTTTTCTTCGTCTGCGACGAACCAGGTAGAAAATCATGCTTCTACCTGGGTATTTCCAACACACATACAACTGGAGTAAAGAAGGTGACTTTATCACGAACAAATATAACCACACTCAGTTAGACTAATATTTACATTATGATATCATTTAACAGGATATCAGGCTCTACAACTACCTGTCCTCCTCCAGCTTCTTATATCGAGCATCAAattctggattatgatagcaacTGCCTTCTACATTCTATTGGTTGTTGGGCACCTGCAGGTCAAATGGTGCTTCAAAGTCAGGTTTAGTATGATGTATCTGTCAGGTAGGTGACATAATCTGCAGGTTAGATATCCTAACAACCAGCAAAAATGTTGGATTGAAGCTAACTTTTCTTGTGTCTGAAGATCTCTAGAAGTTTGAAGCAACTCACCAACTTCCAGATGCACCATTAACATATGATTCATCATCAAATTGTTCGTTTAATTGGCATGTCAGTAAACATGACACAAACAAGAAACTGAGAAACGCACCTCTTTATTCGCGTGCTAATTTGGTGTCGAAGCTGCTGAGGCAGATCGCAAATGCCTGGAACGCCGATACCGGGTAACGGTAGTCGAGTGTGAACAAGTCCTTCCCAATCTTACCAAACTGGAGGGTGGTATCATCATTCTCTTCGTTAGCTGGAGCACTCTCATCTGAAGCCACCAGCTGAAAGTTTTTCACTGATGCAACCGTCACCCGTCCATGGAAGTTGAGGCACCAGCACCTTAGATGTTCGTGCCACCTGGGGGACTTGTTCTTAAGCACCAGCTTACTTTCCACTTGACTGGATAATGGGATAATTGAGCTATCAATTCGAGATGATTTGGGATTGAAGAAAGGAAACACGGTCTGTGTTGGAGCTGTTCCTCCTTGTTCAATTGCTGATACAGGGATAGAATCCATGATACAGTTCATCCTTCTTGGGCCCCTACAACAAGCAAACATGCCGCAACAGAGTCAGTGTCTTAGTGATGCTTCATTGCTTCTTACATGAAGATATTTTTACTAGCTACGTGATATAATTAGTTAGTGTCAAGTGGTTTCGTTTCTTTGAAATGGAACCGAGGGTGAGGCCTTGTTGATCGGAAAGAAATAGTAAGTGATGGTTCATACATGACATAATTACACAACTTAAACGATAAAATTAGTTAGTGGTGCTTCAGACATGACATAATTACACTACTTATACATGATAAAATTAATTAGTGGTGCTTCCTACAAGATATTTTTCTCTTCTATTGCATTATAAATAAACAGATAGCTTTGCAACCCACTACCAACACATGAAGTCAAAACCAGATTTTGTATATTTCAGATGAAATCGCGCTAATGCAGTCCTCCCTCCTAtggtaatccagaaaaaatcataattcCACTGTGGTTTTTGATCAGCTGATTTTCAGAAATTATAGTGCACTTAAATAACATCGTTATTCCTCTTCATAAAAAAATGCATTTAGATAAGATCGTTATCCACTGTGGCTTTGGATCTGCTGATTTTCAGAAATGGTAATGCCTTTAAAGTTTATGAAGAGTAAGGTTGTTATCAGCAATGCAAATAGCAGTTACGGTGTTCTCAACATTTTTGGTCAGTAAATGGATTTATATGCAGGTGCGTGGAAACTTGCTATCCATGtcccagaaccatgagttggtcgcgagaactgatgggtttcacctctagcctaccccaacttgtttgggactaaaggcttctttgttgtatttgttgtataAATGGATTTATATGCAAATAATGGTATATTGTCTCCAAAAAACATATAGAAATATGTGCGCACATATATAACGTAATGGAAGGGTTACCACATAAGATGGCATACCTAGATCCCAAAACATTCACTTCATAATTAATCTGTATAACTGGATAGTCGCCAGCAGGCCATCTCTTTGAAACCTCAGGTCCAGCATGAGGTGGATGCGCATCATAGACAGTAAACTTTGTTCTCAAGAAATTTGATCTGTTCAGTAAAGAGGAAATGTTACTAACTGAACTAAAACCAAGAAAATTATTTTGTAACGGAGGGAGTAAGTTTCTCTGCTTTAACATGATGTTCTGATCTTAAGCCTGTCGCTGAAGAAACTTGGGCAACTCATAATGTTCAGATATAAATGCCAAACAATCACCTTAACTTGCCAACGCAGGTTTGACTCCCCTTTGACATGTCACTCTTGTCAAGCGAAATCAGATATTCGGTACATGTAGGCCTATGGTATTTGCGTGCAGCAAGTAGGAACTTCCCAGCATCAGCTAGTGCTGCACAACGAAAAAGAAACAATGTTCATGAGCAAAAGAAGTACATCCAGACTGCATATACCCAATGTGAAAAGCATACCATCAGTCAGTCCAATGTAGAGGAAATAAGTCTGAGTAGCCCGGTGCCTCCGAATGAAACATTTGATAGGAGCATCTCTTGGTCCAGGCTACACGTTAGAGAGGTAAAagtaagttcaaagcaaacaaatCTACCAACAAAAGGTGCATGATTTATAAAACTCGAATTAGACATCACTGTTCTACAAAGGATGGTCAACTACATCTGACAACATAGCTTTCGTATTAAACCCATTTGACAATGACTGTTCGAACTAAATAACAGTTGACATTGGAAATTTCATACTAAACCAACTCCTGGTTGACCAATCAACCAAACAACCAGTCATTATTTAGTATTTACTAATCTGACTTTTCAAGTTTCTTCTCAATACAGACGTATTTCTCGGTCTCAATACTGTACTTTCGAGGattaaataaaaaatagaaaacaaaacaaacatgACAGAGTAGATGCTACCCAACATTAGAACTCCTTTCACACGGACCTTTCTTTGACATCTTCCAATCAGGAAAAAAAGAAGGCTCGCTACGTTGCGTGGAATGGTGGACATCAAAAGGAACTCACACAATTCTAAGAAAGAAAAAGTGAACACAATCGCCATAATTGAAGTTTGCCGCTAAACGTTCGATCAACTAATTAGTCTCGAATTACTCGTAGaataaagataatatcatcataaGAGGAATTTTTGGCAACTAATATAAGAACTGTAATATGAACACTGGGCTGCCATGGAGGAGCGGCTGAATGAACAGCATGGATGGTGAtgagggggggagagagagagagagagagagagagagagagatagagattcaGAGTTGCCGGGAGCGGCTACCTGCttgagagagatggggaaggtgaGCCTCCCGGACACCTCGAGTACACGGACGATCTCCCTGACGACGCCCCTCCAGGTCCGGCAGACGCCGGCGCACGCCACGACGTCGCGGCGGCGCGGCCACCGTGGCTCCGACGCCTCGACCCGCGCCAGCACCTCCAGCAGGAGCTCCGGCGGCAGCTCCGCCCAGCAGCAGCCCTGCCGCGCGGCCTCCTCCGACGGCGCCACCGCGGTGACCGCCGCCACCCGCCGGACGCGCGCCGACGGCAGCGACCGGCGCCGGGCGATGGCGTCCACCTCGCCCTTCATCTCCCGGATCATGCTCCTGAAAGACATCGCCTTCCCCGCCCGCCCCCGGCAGCCAAATCCAGCCCAAATTCCCACCCAACCCCGCCAAGAAACCGCGGCCCCGAGCGATCCCGCCAACCTAGGACGGATTTCTCAGAGCGGCACGCAAAAAAGGGTGAAGCTTGGATGTCAACGGATCGCGATTCCCTGTAGCGGCGACGGGGGCATCGGTATGGACGGATGTGGGAAATGGTGCTGCCTTTCGGCGGCGGCCCTGTTGGTGATATGCGCGGAGACGGGGACAAGGATGTGGAAGGAACAAGAATGCTCTACAGATTTGTGCTGTGCGCCTCCACTTGGCAGGGAAATTGCGTTCTACAGTGGTAGGAGGAGTACTAATATACTCCAGCATCTCTGTCAGGACAAACTGGGAGATTCTGGGAGTAGCAGAAAGTTGTTTATGGCATTTTCTTCTTGAC
This window encodes:
- the LOC123424816 gene encoding inactive beta-amylase 9, whose translation is MDALQTQHAASPAARRLRGGGAGHAAPGRVELGRPRRGGSARDVLRVAGLSRFSGQAAGAVGHGGSKNSREMEDVGAVRLFVGLPINSVTDGAVVNSARGVEAGIRAVKLLGVDGVELQVFWSVVQPESPDKFSWAGYRAVADMARDEGLSLRVSLRIHGSPGGNVPKLPSWVGAAAAKDGDILFTDGSGGRHEDCLSFAVDELPVLSGMSPLQRYEAFFRSFVDAFDDLFESTITDVTVGLGPNGELRYPSYPPGSDANSFIGVGEFQCYDKYMLAQLKQHAEALGNPMWGLSGPHDTPGYHESPDSRDFFRDHGLWDSPYGDFFLSWYAGKLLSHGDRVLGMASRVFGSKPVELSAKVPFMHWWHGAKSRPAEAVAGFYKSNKKNGYSPVAKVFAQHGCTMVVPGMDVCMNKQQRNTGSSPDKLMVQIKNACRRHGTRIAGENASLVMTHTSSFSRIKSNIVTAERMRPSFFTYRRMGAEFFSPEHWPPFMEFVRSVVCGEWDEDDEMAAAVSSYAKDGVAQAV
- the LOC123424817 gene encoding tubby-like F-box protein 11, whose protein sequence is MSFRSMIREMKGEVDAIARRRSLPSARVRRVAAVTAVAPSEEAARQGCCWAELPPELLLEVLARVEASEPRWPRRRDVVACAGVCRTWRGVVREIVRVLEVSGRLTFPISLKQPGPRDAPIKCFIRRHRATQTYFLYIGLTDALADAGKFLLAARKYHRPTCTEYLISLDKSDMSKGSQTCVGKLRSNFLRTKFTVYDAHPPHAGPEVSKRWPAGDYPVIQINYEVNVLGSRGPRRMNCIMDSIPVSAIEQGGTAPTQTVFPFFNPKSSRIDSSIIPLSSQVESKLVLKNKSPRWHEHLRCWCLNFHGRVTVASVKNFQLVASDESAPANEENDDTTLQFGKIGKDLFTLDYRYPVSAFQAFAICLSSFDTKLARE